From Penaeus monodon isolate SGIC_2016 chromosome 42, NSTDA_Pmon_1, whole genome shotgun sequence, one genomic window encodes:
- the LOC119599102 gene encoding golgin subfamily A member 6-like protein 22 — protein sequence MLSLEKKPIFKRENQEENAGSKDPDSRQCLKNFPQRIRAAQTSRKLWETKGGLSENQIREQQEANTQLEAKRREMEERIRQARITKQQLQEQLLQLQTEELQLKHEEVQAKTENLQAKRAQGEKARLNSEISLLKHELLLAKERSHHIETQISSIRQKVAQATGTKNELTQSKDTKAATKNSLSQNLEEEVTLITQHSDENGRLQEDIDRTRATSENLTKTKSELEQKLNALNIQKGEFRRGMQLAGESEKLVQASIARVRQEIQKIESNMKSIERDMVYC from the exons atgcTCAGCTTGGAAAAAAAgccaatttttaaaagggaaaatcaagAGGAAAACGCTGGGAGCAAAGACCCGGATTCCCGACA atgtctgaaaaattttccccaacgaATCCGAGCTGCACAAACATCGCGGAAACTTTGGGAGACAAAGGGCGGCCTCAGCGAGAACCAAATTCGGGAACAGCAAGAAGCGAACACCCAGCTGGAAGCAAAGcgcagggagatggaggagagaatcCGCCAGGCAAGGATCACCAAGCAACAGTTGCAAGAACAGCTCCTGCAACTGCAGACGGAGGAGCTGCAACTGAAACACGAGGAAGTGCAGGCAAAGACAGAGAACCTCCAGGCCAAGAGAGCACAAGGAGAGAAAGCGCGGCTGAACAGCGAGATCAGTCTGCTTAAGCATGAGCTTCTCCTTGCCAAGGAACGGAGCCATCATATCGAAACGCAGATTTCTTCCATTAGACAAAAGGTCGCACAGGCCACCGGAACTAAAAACGAATTAACACAGAGTAAAGATACAAAAGCAGCTACGAAAAATTCCTTATCCCAAAATCTAGAGGAAGAAGTGACTCTAATCACACAACACTCTGATGAAAATGGCCGTCTACAAGAGGACATTGACCGCACTAGAGCAACAAGCGAGAATCTCACGAAGACCAAGTCAGAGTTGGAGCAAAAACTGAACGCACTGAACATTCAGAAGGGAGAGTTCCGCAGGGGAATGCAGCTTGCTGGGGAATCGGAGAAGTTGGTCCAGGCTTCTATCGCGAGAGTACGACAGGAAATTCAGAAAATTGAATCTAATATGAAGAGCATAGAAAGAGATATGGTGTATTGTTAG